The Janthinobacterium tructae genome contains the following window.
GGGCGGTGGTCAGGATGTCGGCGGCGGTAGTCATGGCGTCCTCGATGAAAGTGGGGTGGTGTGGTCGATTATAGTGCGCCGTCCGCGCCCCGCAAATGGGAAGTCACGCTGCGCGGTGGATGCACCACAAGAAGGCATTTTTTAGAAATGCGCATAAAATGCACGATAATGGTGCGTTATTCATTTTTTGCACTTGCATAGTGCATTCTTGAATGACTCAAACTCAGCAGGAAAATCGCGGGCAGGAAAACTTTCACAGGGATGGCAGTCATTTTGTTGTTGGCGCCAGGGCGCTTCTGAAGCTGGCATGGAATCTGCTATGATCCTTATGAGTTTTGGTGGCACGCAATGTTTGCTTCGCTTCATCAGCCCAGACGCATTAAGGTCGGCTCACCCCACATTCATTTAGGAGATACGCATGGCAATGACAGCCGCAGAAGTCTTGAAGATGGTAGAAGAAAACGAAGTCAAATTCGTTGATTTCCGCTTTGCTGATACCCGTGGCAAAGAGCAGCACGTGACGGTTCCCGTGTCGCACTTCGACATGGACAAATTCGAGTCGGGCCACGCCTTTGACGGTTCTTCGATCGCTGGCTGGAAAGGCATCGAAGCGTCCGACATGATCTTGCTGCCGGATCCAAACACGGCCAATATCGACCCGTTCATGGAAGAAACGACCCTGTTCATGCAGTGCGACGTGATCGAACCGTCGGACGGCAAGGGCTATGACCGCGACCCGCGCTCGATCGCGAAACGCGCCGAAGCCTACCTGAAATCGTCGGGCATGGGCGACACCGCCTACTTCGGCCCTGAGCCAGAATTCTTCATCTTCGACAGCGTGCGCTGGAAGATCGACATGTCGGGCTGCTTCGTCAAGATCGGTTCGGACGAAGGTTCGTGGTCGACCGGCAAGGACATCGAAGGCGGCAACAGCGGCCACCGTCCTACCGTCAAGGGCGGCTACTTCCCAGTGCCACCAGTAGACAGCTTCCAGGACATGCGTTCGGAAATGTGCCTGATCCTGGAGTCCTTGGGCATCCCGGTTGAGGTACATCATCACGAAGTCGCTGGCGCAGGCCAGAATGAAATCGGTACCCGCTTCTCGACCCTGGTCGAGCGCGCCGACTGGACGCAAAACCTGAAATACGTGGTGTGGAACGTGGCGCACAGCTATGGCAAGACCGCCACCTTCATGCCGAAACCTATCGTTGGCGACAACGGTTCGGGCATGCACGTGCATCAATCCGTATGGAAAGATGGCAAAAACCTGTTCGCTGGCGACGGCTATGCCGGCCTGTCCGATTTCGCCCTGTACTACATCGGCGGCATCATCAAGCACGCCAAGGCACTGAACGCGATCACCAATCCGGGCACCAACTCGTACAAGCGTCTGGTACCAGGCTACGAAGCTCCAGTGAAACTGGCGTACTCGGCGAAAAACCGTTCCGCCTCGATCCGTATTCCGCACGTGGCCAATCCAAAAGGCCGCCGCGTGGAAGCGCGCTTCCCGGATCCACTGGCGAACCCGTACCTGTGCTTCGCCGCACTGCTGATGGCTGGCCTGGACGGCGTTGCCAACAAGATCCATCCGGGCGAAGCCGCCTCGAAAGATCTGTACCATCTGCCGCCAGAAGAAGACGCGCTGATCCCGACCGTGTGCGCTTCGCTGGAAGAAGCACTGGAAGCCCTGGACAAGGACCGCGAGTTCCTGACCCGTGGCGGCGTGTTCAGCGATTCCATGATCGACGCTTACCTGGAACTGAAAATGCAGGACGTGCAGCGCATGCGCATGACCACGCATCCTGCCGAGTTCGACATGTACTACTCGCTGTAATGGCGCCATGCCGGCAACTTGCCGGTAGTGAATAAAAAACGCGGGTGAGGCGATGGTCTTGCCCGCGTTTTTTGTTATGGCGTCACTGGGCGGTGTTGTATAGTCGGCCCAGGAACGATGCGGCACGAGCCGACAGGAGTGAAGATTGACCAAGCATTACAGAATGGCGCTGATGGCAGGATTGCTGGGCGCGGCGGCACAGGCGCACGGGCAGCTGTATGTGTGCGCCGATGCGCAAGGACACAAGACGTACACGGACAAGCGGGCTGGCGCGCATTGCCAGCTGCTCGATTTACCGGGCGCCATGACGGAGCCGCCACGCAAGACGGCGCCGCTGGCCGGTGCGCCTGCGCGGCCCGCCACGCAGGCGGTGGCCACGGCGGTGCCTGCCGCTGGCGCGTTTCCCAAGGTCGATGGCGCCGAGCAACGGGCGCGCGACCTGGACCGGCGCCAGATCCTGCAGGACGAATTGCGCAGCGAAGAGCAGAAACTGGCGGCCCAGCGCCTGGAGTTCAACGAGGGCCAGCCTGAACGCCAGGGCAATGAACGCAACTATGCCAAGTATCAGGAAAGAGCGGCGCAGTTGAAAGAGAATATCAACCGGACCCAGCAGAACGTCGAGGCCCTGAAACGCGAGATTGCGAATATTCGGTAAAGTACATGACAATAGACAACCATTCCAGCCGTCCCGCCCACCTGGCCGGTCTTGATTTGCTCGCTTCGGCCGTGATCCTGCTCGACGGCGACGGCCGCATCAGCTATGCCAACGCGGCGGCGGAAAACCTGCTGGAAAGCTCATTGAAGGCCCTGTCGCGGCAAAAGCTGACGGCGCTGTTCCTCAACCCCGAGGAGCTGGCCGGGATTTGCGCGCAGGCGCTGGAACACAAGTTTTCCGATTTGCGCCAGGACCTGAGCCTGGAACGCCTGGGGCGCGAGCCGCTGCGCGTGCACAGCATCGTCAGCGCGCTCGACGCGCCACGCGACGGCGTGCTGATCGAGCTGCGCGAAAACGTGCAGCAATTAAAACTCGACCGCGAGGAGCGCATCCTCGATCAGAGCCAGGTCAACAAGGAGCTGATCCGCAACCTGGCACATGAAATCAAGAACCCGCTGGGCGGCATCCGCGGCGCGGCGCAGCTGCTGGAGCTGGAACTGCCGGCCCTGCACCTGAGCGAGCTGCGCGAATACACGCAAGTCATCATCAAGGAAGCGGATCGCCTGCAAACCCTGGTCGACCGCCTGCTGGCGCCGCACCGCCGCCCGCACATCGTGGGCGACGTGAATATCCACGAAGTGTGCGAGCGCGTGCGCAGCCTGATCCTGGCCGAGTTTCCCAGCGGCCTGACCATTTCGCGCGATTATGATGCGTCGATTCCCGAGTTTCGCGGCGACAAGGAGCAATTGATACAGACCGTGCTCAACATCGCGCACAACGCGGCGCAGGCGCTGGCCGAGCGCATCGAAGCGGGCGATGCGGAGCTGATTTTCAAGACGCGCGTGGCGCGCCAGGTGACCTTGGCCAAGGTCCGCTACAACCTGGCATTAGACTTGCATATCATTGACAATGGACCGGGCATCGCACCCCAGATCCGTGACCGGATTTTCTACCCGCTGGTGTCGGGCAGGGATGGCGGCAGCGGGCTGGGACTGACCTTGGCGCAAACCTTCGTGCAACAGCACCTGGGTGTGATCGAGTGCGAAAGCCGGCCTGGATACACCGATTTCAGGATCGTTCTCCCCTTGCCATAAGCGAGGAAGTATCCCACCCATGAAATC
Protein-coding sequences here:
- the glnL gene encoding nitrogen regulation protein NR(II), whose protein sequence is MTIDNHSSRPAHLAGLDLLASAVILLDGDGRISYANAAAENLLESSLKALSRQKLTALFLNPEELAGICAQALEHKFSDLRQDLSLERLGREPLRVHSIVSALDAPRDGVLIELRENVQQLKLDREERILDQSQVNKELIRNLAHEIKNPLGGIRGAAQLLELELPALHLSELREYTQVIIKEADRLQTLVDRLLAPHRRPHIVGDVNIHEVCERVRSLILAEFPSGLTISRDYDASIPEFRGDKEQLIQTVLNIAHNAAQALAERIEAGDAELIFKTRVARQVTLAKVRYNLALDLHIIDNGPGIAPQIRDRIFYPLVSGRDGGSGLGLTLAQTFVQQHLGVIECESRPGYTDFRIVLPLP
- the glnA gene encoding type I glutamate--ammonia ligase, producing the protein MAMTAAEVLKMVEENEVKFVDFRFADTRGKEQHVTVPVSHFDMDKFESGHAFDGSSIAGWKGIEASDMILLPDPNTANIDPFMEETTLFMQCDVIEPSDGKGYDRDPRSIAKRAEAYLKSSGMGDTAYFGPEPEFFIFDSVRWKIDMSGCFVKIGSDEGSWSTGKDIEGGNSGHRPTVKGGYFPVPPVDSFQDMRSEMCLILESLGIPVEVHHHEVAGAGQNEIGTRFSTLVERADWTQNLKYVVWNVAHSYGKTATFMPKPIVGDNGSGMHVHQSVWKDGKNLFAGDGYAGLSDFALYYIGGIIKHAKALNAITNPGTNSYKRLVPGYEAPVKLAYSAKNRSASIRIPHVANPKGRRVEARFPDPLANPYLCFAALLMAGLDGVANKIHPGEAASKDLYHLPPEEDALIPTVCASLEEALEALDKDREFLTRGGVFSDSMIDAYLELKMQDVQRMRMTTHPAEFDMYYSL
- a CDS encoding DUF4124 domain-containing protein, which codes for MTKHYRMALMAGLLGAAAQAHGQLYVCADAQGHKTYTDKRAGAHCQLLDLPGAMTEPPRKTAPLAGAPARPATQAVATAVPAAGAFPKVDGAEQRARDLDRRQILQDELRSEEQKLAAQRLEFNEGQPERQGNERNYAKYQERAAQLKENINRTQQNVEALKREIANIR